The segment TGGCCAGGGTATCGTGCCCGGCCAGCACGCTGTCGATGACGTCCTGCTGGCCCGCGCGCAGCCGCGCCACGCCAAAAACGGAGCGCAGCAGGCGCTGAATGTGTCGACCGGACTTGTTCGCAGTAGCCTGCATCATTGCCATCCCGAAAGTAAACCGCCATGCCGGCGCCCGTGCGCCTGGCTGCAGCTACTTTACGGCCGGGCCTGGCGCTCCGCCATAGGACGGGCGCCACAGCTGACGTAGGAATTCAGGAAGCAAAGAGGATGGCCCAGAACAGCATCAGCAAGCCGGCAATCGACACGCACCATACGAGCGTGCGCACGACGGGCACGCCAAACGCGTACAGGGGCAGATACAGCACGCGCGCGGCCAGGTAGAGGGCGGCGCCGTACAGGGTCAGCGCGCTTTCCTGCACCGTCACGTGGGCAATCAGCACGGCGGCGGCGAACAGGGGCAGGGTTTCAAACAGATTCGCCTGGGCCCGCCGCAAGCGGCCCGTGATCTTGCCCACGGGCGGCCCGTCGCCATCGCGCGCGCTCACGTTATAGGCCGTGCCCGTTTCGCGCGTGCGAAACAGCGCGGGCAGCAGGATTTGCACCAGCGCCAGCACGAGGGTACAGGCCAGCATCGTCAGTTCAGGAGTCATCCTTGCCTCTGCGTGTGAGACGGGCAAGCCGTGCCGGCGCATGCCCGTCAGGGTTGGTCGAGTGCCGCTTGCAACTCCAGCAAATCATAGGGCTTGCGCAAGACGCTGGCGGAAAAGCCCAGCTCATCCATCGACTCCTTGCCATAGCCCGTGGAAAAGATGATGCGCATGCCAGGTTTATCGCGCAATACCATGCGCGCCAGCGCGATGCCGGACATGCCGGGCAGGCTGACATCCGTAAACAGGATATCGAAGTCTTGCTCGTTGAGCAATTTCCACGCCGCCTCGCCATCGGACACGCCGCTGACCGTGTGGCCCAGCATGCCCACCAGTTCGCACACCATCAGCTGCGAATCGAGATTGTCTTCCACCACGAGTATCTTCATCGATGTCGGCATGTCCCCCTGCGGTTCTGGCGCATGCCCCGTCAAGTCCAGCCCCGGCGTGCCGCCTGCCAGCACGCTGGCCGCCAGGCCGCCACCCGCCTGGGTGCCGGCCACCGGCGCGCCGGACCGCTCGAACTGGCGCGCGCGCATTTGCTGCTGGCGGTTGGCCAGCACGTGGCGCAGCTTGCGCGCCAGCTCTTCGCGCCGGTACGGCTTGCTGAGCAATTCCACGCCCGCGTCGAGACGCCCCTCGTGCACGATGACGTCCTGCGCATAGCCCGACGTAAACAAGACGGCGATATCGGGCTGCAACTCGCGCGCCTGGCGCGCCATCTCCGTGCTGCTGACGGGACCGGGCATGATCACGTCCGTAAACAGCAAATCGATCTGCGCGCCGCTGTGCAGCACGGCCAGCGCGCTTTCGCCATCCTCGGCCTTGAGCACCTTGTAGCCGAGCGCGCCAAGCATGTCGACGACGGTCGTGCGCACGCCCACGTCGTCTTCCACCACGAGCACGGTTTCCGTGCCGCCCGTGACGACGCCGCTCAATTCCAGTTCCTCGTCCGCTTCCGCCATCAGGGAACGGGGCAAATAGATTTTGACTCCCGTGCCCACGCCAGGTTCACTGTAAATGCGGATATGGCCACGGCTTTGCGTGACAAAGCCATACGCCATCGACAAGCCCAGGCCCGTGCCCGCGCCTTCCGGCTTGGTCGTGAAAAAGGGCTCGAACGCGCGCTGCAGCACGGCGCCGCTCATGCCGCGGCCCGTGTCCGTCACCGACAGCATCACGTACTGGCCGGCCGGCACGTCGACCAGGTTGTGCACATACTGCTCGTCGAGCACGACGTTGCCCAGCTCGATGGTCAGCTTGCCCACGCCATCCATGGCGTCGCGCGCATTGATGGCCAGATTGAGGATGACGTTCTCGATCTGGCTGCGGTCGACCAGGGTATTCCACAGCCCGCCGCCGCCCACCAGCACGATGTCGATCGCTTCACCGAGGGCACGCCGCAGCAGCGCATCCATGTTGCGCACCACGCGCGCCAGGTCGGCCACCACCGGTTGCAAGGGCTGGCGCCGCGCAAACGCCAGCAGGTGCGACGACAGCTTGGCGCCCCGCTCGACGGCGGCAATCGCCGTATCGAGGCGCTGGCGCATCACGCCATCCGTGCCCGCCAGGTGCTGCAGCAAATGCAAATTGCCGGAAATGATTTGCAGCACATTATTGAAATCGTGCGCGATGCCGCCCGTCAGCTGGCCCACGGCTTCCATCTTTTGCGCCTGGCGCAAGGCGTCTTCCGCCTTCGTGCGCTCGTTCACTTCTTGTTCGACCCGGTGTTCCAGCGTTTCGTTCAATTCATGCAGCGCTTTTTCCACGCGGCGCCGGTCCGTGATGTCCGTCTTGACGGCGATCAAGGAACGCGTATGACCCTGCTCATCGACCAGGCGGCTGACATTGCTCGAGACCCACACTTGCGAGCCATCGGGCTTCAGGTAGCGCTTTTCCAGCGAGAACGACTCGCCCGTTTCCACCAGGCGCCGGAACAGCACGCTGTTGCCGGGCACGTCCGCCGGATGCATGATGTCGTTCATGTTCAGGCTCAGCAGTTCTTCGGCGGACCGCCCCAGCATGCAGCACAGGGCACCGTTGACCCTCTGGAAACGGCCATCGAGGCCCAGCTCGGACAAGCCCACCGAAGCCTGGCCGAAAATGGCGGCCATGCGTTCCTGGCTGGCGTTCAGTTCATCTTCGATCTGGCGCCGTTCCGTCACGTCGAACGACACGCCCACGTAGCGGCGCTGGCCCGGCATGCGGCCAGCCACCACCTCGCCCTGGCGCGCGATCCAGCGCAGCGCGCCGTCGGCAGGACGGCGGATGCGGTACTCCACGTATTCGAGGGGGTTGGGCGCCACGTCAAGCTTGCTGGGTCCGACCTTTTGCTGGTCGCGCGCGTCGACCAGGCTCACCAGCAGGCCTTCCGTCACTTCTTCCTCGTCGGCAATGCCCCACAGACGGCGGAAGGTGGGCGACACGAGCATCGCGCCCGTCTCGGGGAACCATTCGAAGGTGCCAATGCCGCCCGCCTGCTGGGCCAGGCGCAATCGCTCCTCGCCTTCCATGCGCTCGGTGACGTCGATGCCTTCGACGAGAATGCCCGTGACCACGCCCTCGTCATCCTTGATGGGCTGGTAGACGAAATCGATCTGGCGCTGGCCCGTCTGCCCGTCCGCCGTCCGCAGATCCACGGTCACCTGGCGCCCTTCGTACGCTTCGCCCGTGCGGTAGACCTGATCGAGCAGCGCAATAAAACCTTGCTCCTTGACTTCTGGCAAGGCCGCTTCGACCGTCTTGCCCAGCAAATCGCGGTGGCCGACCAGGCGCAGATAATGTTCATTCGCCAGTTCGAACACGTGCTGCGGTCCGCGCAGCAAGGCCATGAAGCTGGGCGCCTGCTGGAACAGGGCGCGCAGCAGCGCGCGCTCCTCGCCCAGGCGGCGGTTGGCCGCTCGCACGGCCTCGCTCTCGGCCTGCAAGGTCGTATTGAGTTTGCCCAGCTCGGCCGTGGCCAGCTTCAGCTGGCGCCCCTCTTCCATGCGCGCCGTCAATTCCAGCGCCGTGCACAGCACGCCGTCCACCTGGCCATCGGCGCCATGCACGGGCGTATAAAACAGGTCGAAGCAGACGTCGGCGCGCTGTCCGCCGCGCAACAGCGGCAAGCAGCATTCGCGGTGCACCTGCGTCTCGCCGCGCAGCCCCGTTTCGAGGATGCGCGCATTCCAGTCCCAGATTTCGGGCCAGATGCCCGGCACCGTGCCGCCCAGCGCCGCCGGATGGCGCTCGCCTGCGATCTGGATGTAGTCGTCGTTGTAAATCATCACGTGCTGCGGGCCCCACATCAGCACCATCGCCATCGGCGAATTGAGCACGATGTCGACGCTGGTGCGCAAATGGGCGGGCCAGCCATCGAGCGGGCCCAGGCTGGTGGCGGACCAGTCGTGCTGACGCACCAGCTCGCCCATGCTGCCGCCGCCGCGCGGCCAGGCTGGCGCGCTCATGTGGCCAGTCCCGCTTGCACGCACACCTGGCACTGGCGCGGGATGCGCACGGTCGCCAGCGTGCCCTGCGCGGCCGTCGAACTGATCTCGACCGTGCCGCCGTGGGCCTTGACGAACATGTTCACCGTGTACAGGCCCAGTCCCAGGCCCTGCCCCGTCCGGCGCTTCTCGCCCGCCTGCTGGAATGGCTCGAACAGGGTCGGCAGCAAGGCGGGGGGGATAACGCCGCGATTGGCGATGCGCAACTCGATGCGCTCGGCATCCCGTCCATCGAGGGCCAGTTGCACGGGCGCCCCCGCCTCGCCATGCGTGATGGCATTGTTTAACAGATTCGACATGACTTGCGACAGCAGGCCCGCATCGCATTGACCGTGCAGGTCGCCCACGCTGCTGACTTCGACAAGCGGGGCCTGCCCTGCCGTCTCGCACTCCTCGACGATGGCGCGCGCCAGCGCCAGGTAGTCGTGCGTGCTACTGCGCAACTCCATCGTGCCGGAACGGATGCGCGCCAGGTCCAGCAACTGGTCGACCATGCGCCCCATGCGCTTGGCGCTGCTTTCGATGCGCTGCGCCGTGACGATCACCTTCGGGTGGTCGCTCATCATCGGCAACAGCATGGCGCCGTTCATCACGACGGACAAGGGCGTGCGCAAGTCGTGGCCCAGCACGGCCGTGAACAGCTCGTTCAGGTGCAAGGCATGCTTGAGCTCGTCGAGCTGGGCCGACAATTCGCGCTTCTGCTGGTACAGCTGGACGAGCACGGCCACCTTGCTTTGCAAGGCTTTCACGTCGATGGGCTTGTACAGGAAATCGACGGCGCCCGCCTCGTAGCCGCGGAAGCTGTAGCTCGGCTCGCGCGACGCGGCCGTGAGGAAAATCAGGGGAATGCTGCGCGTGCGTTCGCTGCCGCGTATCAGCTCGGCCAGCTCGAAGCCATCCATCTGCGGCATTTGCACGTCGATCAGGGCCAGCG is part of the Janthinobacterium sp. 67 genome and harbors:
- a CDS encoding MAPEG family protein; this translates as MTPELTMLACTLVLALVQILLPALFRTRETGTAYNVSARDGDGPPVGKITGRLRRAQANLFETLPLFAAAVLIAHVTVQESALTLYGAALYLAARVLYLPLYAFGVPVVRTLVWCVSIAGLLMLFWAILFAS
- a CDS encoding hybrid sensor histidine kinase/response regulator, which codes for MSAPAWPRGGGSMGELVRQHDWSATSLGPLDGWPAHLRTSVDIVLNSPMAMVLMWGPQHVMIYNDDYIQIAGERHPAALGGTVPGIWPEIWDWNARILETGLRGETQVHRECCLPLLRGGQRADVCFDLFYTPVHGADGQVDGVLCTALELTARMEEGRQLKLATAELGKLNTTLQAESEAVRAANRRLGEERALLRALFQQAPSFMALLRGPQHVFELANEHYLRLVGHRDLLGKTVEAALPEVKEQGFIALLDQVYRTGEAYEGRQVTVDLRTADGQTGQRQIDFVYQPIKDDEGVVTGILVEGIDVTERMEGEERLRLAQQAGGIGTFEWFPETGAMLVSPTFRRLWGIADEEEVTEGLLVSLVDARDQQKVGPSKLDVAPNPLEYVEYRIRRPADGALRWIARQGEVVAGRMPGQRRYVGVSFDVTERRQIEDELNASQERMAAIFGQASVGLSELGLDGRFQRVNGALCCMLGRSAEELLSLNMNDIMHPADVPGNSVLFRRLVETGESFSLEKRYLKPDGSQVWVSSNVSRLVDEQGHTRSLIAVKTDITDRRRVEKALHELNETLEHRVEQEVNERTKAEDALRQAQKMEAVGQLTGGIAHDFNNVLQIISGNLHLLQHLAGTDGVMRQRLDTAIAAVERGAKLSSHLLAFARRQPLQPVVADLARVVRNMDALLRRALGEAIDIVLVGGGGLWNTLVDRSQIENVILNLAINARDAMDGVGKLTIELGNVVLDEQYVHNLVDVPAGQYVMLSVTDTGRGMSGAVLQRAFEPFFTTKPEGAGTGLGLSMAYGFVTQSRGHIRIYSEPGVGTGVKIYLPRSLMAEADEELELSGVVTGGTETVLVVEDDVGVRTTVVDMLGALGYKVLKAEDGESALAVLHSGAQIDLLFTDVIMPGPVSSTEMARQARELQPDIAVLFTSGYAQDVIVHEGRLDAGVELLSKPYRREELARKLRHVLANRQQQMRARQFERSGAPVAGTQAGGGLAASVLAGGTPGLDLTGHAPEPQGDMPTSMKILVVEDNLDSQLMVCELVGMLGHTVSGVSDGEAAWKLLNEQDFDILFTDVSLPGMSGIALARMVLRDKPGMRIIFSTGYGKESMDELGFSASVLRKPYDLLELQAALDQP
- a CDS encoding hybrid sensor histidine kinase/response regulator, coding for MTAPIHILVVDDIAQNLVAAEAVLARPGIVILKANSGAQALELLLTHEVALALIDVQMPQMDGFELAELIRGSERTRSIPLIFLTAASREPSYSFRGYEAGAVDFLYKPIDVKALQSKVAVLVQLYQQKRELSAQLDELKHALHLNELFTAVLGHDLRTPLSVVMNGAMLLPMMSDHPKVIVTAQRIESSAKRMGRMVDQLLDLARIRSGTMELRSSTHDYLALARAIVEECETAGQAPLVEVSSVGDLHGQCDAGLLSQVMSNLLNNAITHGEAGAPVQLALDGRDAERIELRIANRGVIPPALLPTLFEPFQQAGEKRRTGQGLGLGLYTVNMFVKAHGGTVEISSTAAQGTLATVRIPRQCQVCVQAGLAT